The Plodia interpunctella isolate USDA-ARS_2022_Savannah chromosome 11, ilPloInte3.2, whole genome shotgun sequence genome includes a window with the following:
- the Dnaaf5 gene encoding dynein axonemal assembly factor 5 → MAEIKPKLQENPRATLEQYITALQSESKMIRKQALVNINAEIFESSVNINCDLTVVFPEVYAYILKSFSDPSEACRETAATIIENFIEKLPLNDYYLTYILPVIVRRVGCPEIVEESEEIRLVLIQLVRKILEKYRMTHLLAPFINDFTSILTKTSTDPYPKVKLEACECIILLSKFLERDFHFQCESYVKPVLSNYSHQHFRVRVAAIKAIGAIVMAGNAKCFELSITPMAEKLFDENSQVRLQVTQEIGNWMLNYRDRYSFWHRMIPLVLTSMSDVMADIRETAAKLWIDIGLQYMEENEEDLKKKTDFLKDVPTHYPDIKRPNLGCRVLVQSNIGKIVPAIYKEMEGWQADARLRCSQLLCWLLLCAEEGSTQHANTIVRTMARGAADEDSRIVVEIKRAAELFGYFISPDTWWPLLEADVDSWAVLSVLANILKGSQVHQVKEKVMGELCKELADPDRCRTRKAKYQTNMMHVMEALMILCGEECAPIADEIFTIVFTVYAMPIDEQIQFMAYSNLDRLRFIKKDGRSITSLYERHISLVLENITSDPLTWTLMSPDRCLLECVLLRCGSAIGNHLHLIAPLLTQCLATPKVDPEVKLKIFTSLSMALLRREDNFRKCDRDALEAFLKAVIKDVIMPNLVWTPGRTAEAIRTAAVACLCSALQEKPQDQISTEKGDGDNNGSPGQDTEKVDLFPTKESLEPLLEEIVPLLAGLIDDNSALTRQHTLRAISCLAPLAKQRDCFTSDVLHKLYFVVLKRLDDSNDTVRSYAAHTTRKLFASRPLPYDTVLFGAHVDALYSALLIHLDDAEEAFRAEILDTLMALSEIDPKTLMAKVKANIHLYRNKAAYERLTRHLEKVI, encoded by the exons ATGGCAGAAATTAAACCAAAGCTTCAGGAAAATCCTCGAGCCACTCTCGAGCAATATATCACGGCTTTACAGAGCGAATCCAAGATGATTAGAAAACAGGCATTGGTGAACATCAACGCAGAGATATTTGAGAGTTCCGTGAACATAAATTGCGACTTGACTGTGGTGTTTCCAGAAGTGTACGCTTATATCCTTAAAAGCTTTTCCGATCCCTCGGAAGCATGTCGTGAAACCGCGGCCACTATTATAGAGAACTTCATAGAAAAACTGCCTTTGAacgattattatttaacatacaTATTGCCAGTGATAGTGCGCCGTGTAGGCTGCCCAGAAATAGTTGAAGAGTCTGAGGAGATTCGCTTAGTTTTGATACAACTAGTCCGCAAGATATTAGAGAAATACAGAATGACGCATCTTCTAGCTCCCTTTATTAATGATTTCACAAGTATTCTGACTAAAACTAGCACAGATCCTTATCCTAAAGTGAAGCTGGAGGCTTGcgaatgtattattttactttcaaaGTTCCTGGAAAGAGATTTTCACTTCCAGTGTGAAAGTTATGTCAAACCCGTTTTGTCCAACTATTCCCACCAGCATTTTAGAGTGAGAGTCGCAGCTATTAAAGCCATtg GAGCAATAGTAATGGCTGGTAATGCTAAATGTTTTGAGCTGTCCATCACACCGATGGCTGAGAAGCTGTTTGACGAGAATTCTCAAGTCCGGCTGCAGGTTACTCAGGAAATTGGCAACTGGATGCTCAACTATAGAGACAGATATTCTTTCTGGCATCGTATGATACCTCTTGTCCTGACCAG CATGAGTGATGTAATGGCTGACATACGGGAGACTGCCGCCAAACTTTGGATAGACATAGGTCTTCAGTACATGGAAGAAAACGAGGAGGATCTGAAGAAGAAGACCGACTTCCTCAAAGATGTGCCTACCCACTATCCTGACATTAAGAGACCAAACCTTGGCTGTAGAGTTCTGGTGCAGAGCAATATTGGGAAGATTGTACCGGCAATTTACAAag aaatggAAGGCTGGCAGGCTGACGCGCGGTTGCGCTGCTCCCAGCTGCTGTGTTGGTTGTTGTTGTGTGCTGAAGAGGGTTCCACTCAGCACGCCAACACTATTGTGAGGACCATGGCCCGCGGCGCCGCTGATGAGGACTCTAGGATCGTTGTTGAG ATAAAACGTGCAGCAGAACTATTTGGTTACTTCATCAGCCCCGACACCTGGTGGCCGCTGCTGGAAGCCGACGTGGACTCTTGGGCAGTGCTGTCAGTGCTCGCTAACATCCTGAAGGGCTCGCAGGTGCACCAGGTCAAGGAGAAGGTCATGGGAGAACTGTGCAAGGAGCTGGCCGATCCTGACAGGTGTCGGACTAGGAAG GCGAAGTACCAAACAAACATGATGCATGTGATGGAAGCCCTGATGATTCTGTGCGGTGAGGAATGCGCGCCGATCGCTGATGAAATCTTCACCATCGTCTTCACTGTCTATGCTATGCCGATAGACGAACAGATACAGTTTATGGCTTATT CGAACCTGGATAGACTGCGTTTCATAAAAAAGGACGGTCGCTCTATAACATCTCTATACGAGAGACACATCAGCCTCGTGTTGGAGAACATCACGAGCGACCCGCTCACCTGGACGCTCATGTCGCCTGACCGGTGCCTTTTGGAATGCGTTCTGTTGCGGTGTG GATCAGCAATAGGCAACCACTTGCACCTCATAGCGCCTCTCCTGACCCAATGCCTGGCGACCCCGAAGGTGGACCCGGAGGTCAAGCTGAAGATCTTCACGAGTCTCTCCATGGCTCTTTTGAGGCGCGAGGACAACTTTAGGAAGTGCGACCGTGACGCCTTGGAGGCTTTCCTGAAGGCTGTTATCAAAG ATGTGATAATGCCAAACCTAGTGTGGACCCCGGGGCGCACGGCCGAGGCCATCCGCACCGCGGCCGTGGCGTGCCTGTGCTCAGCTCTGCAGGAGAAGCCGCAGGATCAGATCTCCACGGAGAAGGGAGATGGAGACAATAACGGTAGCCCCGGACAGGACACTGAG AAAGTAGACCTGTTCCCAACGAAGGAATCCTTGGAGCCGTTGCTTGAAGAGATTGTGCCTCTGCTGGCGGGTCTCATAGACGACAACTCGGCCTTGACCCGCCAGCACACGCTGCGGGCCATCAGCTGTCTCGCGCCGTTGGCTAAACAACGCGATTGCTTCACCAGCGATGTACTGCACAAGCTGTATTTTG TAGTCCTCAAACGCTTGGATGACAGCAACGACACAGTCCGCTCGTACGCGGCGCACACGACGCGCAAGCTGTTCGCCAGCCGGCCGCTGCCGTACGACACGGTGCTGTTCGGCGCGCACGTCGACGCGCTCTACAGCGCCTTGTTGATACACCTCGACGACGCTGAGGAGGCGTTCCGGGCTGAGATATTGg ataCATTGATGGCGTTAAGTGAAATAGACCCGAAGACACTTATGGCGAAGGTGAAGGCTAACATCCATCTTTACAGAAACAAGGCAGCCTACGAAAGGCTGACCAGGCATCttgaaaaagttatataa
- the Manf gene encoding mesencephalic astrocyte-derived neurotrophic factor homolog, giving the protein MYKSNVLHLLFAAAVLQVTLALREGECEVCVKTVDKFAATLSDDVKKDPKLIEAEFKKFCKGSKNKENRFCYYLGGLEESATGILGELSKPLSWSMPSDKICEKLRKKDAQICDLRFDKQIDLNNVDLKKLKVRDLKKVLNDWDEVCDGCIEKTDFIKRIEELKPKYTRSEL; this is encoded by the coding sequence atgtataaatcaaACGTACTTCATTTGTTATTTGCGGCGGCCGTGTTGCAAGTAACCCTAGCACTGAGGGAAGGCGAATGCGAAGTTTGTGTGAAAACTGTCGACAAATTTGCGGCTACATTATCAGATGATGTCAAGAAGGACCCCAAATTGATAGAGGCTGAATTCAAGAAGTTCTGTAAAGGCAgtaagaacaaagaaaatcGGTTCTGTTACTATTTGGGTGGTTTGGAGGAATCTGCCACCGGCATTCTTGGTGAGCTTTCAAAACCTCTGAGTTGGTCGATGCCTTCTGACAAAATTTGCGAGAAATTGAGGAAAAAAGACGCTCAAATTTGTGACCTGAGATTCGATAAACAGATTGATCTTAATAACGTTGACTTGAAAAAGCTGAAGGTTCGTGACCTAAAGAAGGTTCTCAACGACTGGGATGAAGTGTGCGACGGCTGCATCGAGAAGACCGACTTCATCAAGAGAATAGAGGAACTCAAACCGAAGTATACAAGATCTgaactttaa
- the ATPsynF gene encoding putative ATP synthase subunit f, mitochondrial, whose product MAFGDYPKEYNPAVHGPYDPARYYGKADTPFGQLKINEIGAWLGRRNKTPSAISGAFSRAWWRWQHKYVQPKRVGMAPFFQLLVGSMTFFYAINYGKMKHHRNYKYH is encoded by the exons ATGGCTTTTGGAGATTATCCGAAAGAATACAACCCAGCTGTCCATGGGCCTTATGACCCGGCCCGTTATTATGGAAAGG ctGATACTCCTTTCGGACAGCTGAAGATAAATGAAATAGGAGCATGGTTGGGCCGTAGAAATAAGACTCCTTCTGCTATCTCAGGAGCCTTCAGCCgag CTTGGTGGAGGTGGCAGCATAAGTACGTGCAGCCCAAGAGGGTGGGCATGGCTCCCTTCTTTCAGCTGCTGGTTGGGTCTATGACCTTTTTCTATGCCATCAACTATGGCAAAATGA aGCACCACAGGAACTACAAATACCACTAA